In the genome of Elephas maximus indicus isolate mEleMax1 chromosome 6, mEleMax1 primary haplotype, whole genome shotgun sequence, one region contains:
- the PRSS56 gene encoding serine protease 56 → MLLAVLLLLLPLGDPWSALGHPLYVRLPHSTLQVLSAQGTQALQAAQRSARWAVQQVAMEIRHRLHECQASGPRRPRPQASLLQDPPEPGPCGERRPGTANVTRAHGRIVGGSAAPPGAWPWLVRLQLGGQPLCGGVLVAASWVLSAAHCFAGAQNELLWTVTLAEGPRGEQAEEVPVNRILPHPKFDPRTFHNDLALVQLWTPASPAGPARPVCLPQAPREPPAGTACAIAGWGALFEDGPEAGAVREARVPLLSTDTCRNALGPGLRPSTMLCAGYLAGGIDSCQGDSGGPLTCSEPGPRPREVLYGVTSWGDGCGEPGKPGVYTRVAVFRDWLLEQMSAAPSSREPSCRELLAGDPPDEPLALAASACAFYARSCAGSGGACAHQAHQQCLQRRRRCELRSLAHTLLGLLRDAQELLGPRPGLRRLAPARPAPFLREPLGHPTREQRQRPGWRTAGVRSPRRRPERRGEGNGCPGLEPLRQKLSALQGTHAWILQVPSERLAMDFHEVLADLGSKTLSGLFHAWVRAGLGGRRLVFGGLVGLEPATLARSLPRLLAQALRAFRLAALAEGELEGP, encoded by the exons ATGCTGCTGGCTgtactgctgctgttgctgccccTCGGAGACCCGTGGTCAGCCCTTGGGCACCCTCTGTACGTGCGCCTGCCCCACAGCACCCTGCAAG TTCTGTCAGCACAAGGGACCCAGGCACTGCAGGCTGCCCAGAGGAGCGCCCGGTGGGCGGTGCAGCAGGTCGCCATGGAGATCCGGCACAGACTGCACGAATGCCAAGCTT CAGGACCTCGGCGTCCCAGGCCTCAAGCTTCCCTGCTCCAGGACCCACCTGAGCCAG GGCCGTGTGGCGAGCGGCGCCCGGGAACCGCTAACGTGACGCGGGCCCACGGCCGCATCGTGGGTGGCAGCGCGGCGCCGCCAGGGGCCTGGCCCTGGCTGGTGAGGCTGCAGCTCGGCGGGCAGCCTCTGTGCGGCGGCGTCCTGGTGGCGGCGTCCTGGGTGCTCAGCGCCGCGCACTGCTTCGCGGG CGCCCAGAACGAGCTTCTGTGGACCGTCACGCTGGCCGAGGGGCCCCGGGGCGAGCAGGCGGAGGAGGTGCCGGTGAACCGTATCTTGCCCCACCCCAAG TTTGACCCGCGGACCTTCCACAATGACCTGGCCTTGGTGCAGCTGTGGACACCCGCGAGCCCGGCGGGGCCAGCGCGCCCCGTGTGCCTTCCCCAGGCGCCACGGGAGCCCCCAGCCGGCACCGCCTGCGCCATTGCGGGCTGGGGGGCCCTCTTCGAAG ACGGGCCAGAGGCTGGGGCGGTGAGGGAGGCCCGCGTGCCCCTGCTCAGCACAGACACCTGCCGAAATGCCCTGGGGCCCGGGCTGCGCCCCAGCACCATGCTTTGTGCCGGCTACCTGGCGGGGGGCATCGACTCGTGCCAG GGTGACTCTGGAGGCCCCCTGACCTGTTCCGAGCCCGGCCCCCGCCCCAGGGAGGTCCTGTACGGAGTCACCTCCTGGGGGGACGGCTGCGGGGAGCCGGGAAAACCCGGGGTCTACACCCGCGTGGCCGTGTTCAGAGACTGGCTCCTGGAGCAGATGAGCG CGGCCCCCTCCAGCCGCGAGCCCAGCTGCAGGGAGCTTCTGGCCGGAGACCCGCCGGACGAGCCGCTGGCCCTCGCGGCCTCGGCCTGCGCCTTCTACGCGCGCTCGTGCGCGGGGTCCGGGGGCGCCTGTGCACACCAGGCGCACCAACAGTGCCTGCAACGCCGGCGGCGATGCG AGCTGCGCTCCCTGGCGCATACCCTGCTGGGCCTGCTTCGGGACGCCCAGGAGTTGCTCGGCCCGCGCCCGGGGCTGCGGCGCCtggccccggcccgccccgcgCCGTTTCTGCGGGAGCCGCTAGGGCACCCCACCCGCGAGCAGCGGCAGCGCCCAG GATGGCGGACTGCAGGCGTGCGCTCCCCTAGGCGAAGACCAGAGCGGCGCGGGGAAGGAAACG GCTGCCCAGGGCTGGAGCCCCTGCGACAGAAGCTATCGGCCCTTCAGGGCACCCATGCCTGGATCCTGCAGGTGCCCTCTGAGCGCCTGGCCATGGACTTCCATGAG GTCCTGGCCGATCTGGGCTCCAAGACACTAAGCGGGCTCTTCCACGCCTGGGTGCGGGCAGGCCTAGGGGGCCGGCGCCTGGTCTTCGGTGGCCTGGTGGGCCTGGAGCCCGCCACACTGGCGCGGAGCCTCCCCCGGCTGCTGGCCCAGGCCTTGCGGGCCTTCCGCTTGGCAGCTCTGGCAGAGGGAGAGCTGGAGGGACCCTGA
- the CHRND gene encoding acetylcholine receptor subunit delta isoform X1, translated as MEGSVLMLGLLVALVVCGSWGLNEEERLIQYLFKEKGYNKQLRPVAHKEESLDISLGLTLSNLISLKEVEETLTTNVWIEHGWTDSRLQWDAEEFGNISVLRLPSDMLWLPEIVLENNNDGSFQISFPCNVLIYPSGNVYWLPPAIFRSSCPISVTYFPFDWQNCSLKFSSLKYTAKEITLSLKQEMYKNRTYLVEWIIIDPEGFTENGEWEIIHRPARVNVDPSVPLDSPSRQDVTFYLIIRRKPLFYVINILVPCVLISFMVNLVFYLPADSGEKTSVAISVLLAQSVFLLLISKRLPATSMAIPLIGKFLLFGMVLVAIVVVICVIVLNIHFRTPSTHVLSEGVKKLFLETLPELLHMSRPVEDGPNPRALVRRSSSLGYISKAEEYFSLKSRSDLMFEKQSERHGLARRLTTARRPPPGSEQSQQELFSELKPAVDGANFIVNHMRDQNNYNEEKDCWNRVARTVDRLCLFVVTPIMVVGTAWIFLQGAYNQPPPQPFPGDPFSYQEKDKRFV; from the exons ATGGAGGGGTCTGTGCTGATGCTGGGGCTGCTGGTTGCCCTGGTGGTGTGTG GCAGCTGGGGCCTGAACGAGGAGGAGCGGCTGATCCAGTACCTCTTCAAAGAGAAGGGTTACAACAAGCAGCTCCGACCCGTGGCACACAAGGAGGAGAGCCTGGACATCTCGCTGGGCCTCACGCTCTCCAACCTCATCTCCCTG AAAGAAGTCGAGGAGACCCTCACCACCAACGTGTGGATTGAGCAT GGCTGGACAGACAGCCGGCTGCAGTGGGATGCCGAGGAGTTTGGGAACATCAGCGTCCTGCGCCTGCCCTCTGACATGCTGTGGCTTCCAGAGATCGTGCTGGAGAATAA CAATGACGGCTCCTTCCAGATTTCCTTCCCCTGCAACGTGCTCATCTACCCCTCAGGCAATGTGTACTGGCTGCCGCCTGCCATCTTCCGCTCCTCCTGCCCCATCTCCGTCACCTACTTCCCCTTTGACTGGCAGAACTGCTCCCTCAAGTTCAG CTCGCTCAAGTACACGGCCAAGGAGATCACCCTGAGCCTGAAGCAGGAGATGTATAAGAATCGTACCTACCTCGTGGAGTGGATCATCATTGACCCGGAGGGCTTCACAG AGAACGGGGAGTGGGAGATCATACACCGGCCAGCCAGGGTCAACGTGGACCCCAGCGTCCCACTGGACAGCCCCAGCCGCCAGGACGTCACCTTCTACCTTATAATCCGCCGCAAGCCACTCTTCTATGTCATCAACATCTTGGTGCCCTGTGTGCTCATCTCCTTCATGGTCAACCTGGTCTTCTACCTGCCAGCGGACA GTGGTGAGAAGACATCGGTGGCCATCTCAGTGCTGCTGGCACAGTCGGTCTTCCTGCTGCTCATCTCCAAGCGGCTGCCCGCCACGTCCATGGCCATCCCGCTCATCGGCAA GTTCCTGCTCTTTGGCATGGTGTTGGTGGCCATAGTCGTGGTGATCTGTGTCATCGTGCTCAACATCCACTTTCGAACGCCCAGCACCCACGTGCTGTCCGAGGGCGTCAAGAAG CTCTTCCTGGAGACCCTGCCCGAACTCCTGCACATGTCCCGCCCAGTGGAGGATGGGCCCAATCCCAGGGCTCTGGTCCGCAGGAGCAGCTCCCTGGGCTACATCTCCAAGGCTGAGGAGTACTTCTCCCTCAAGTCCCGCAGTGACCTCATGTTTGAGAAGCAGTCGGAGCGGCACGGGCTGGCCAGGCGCCTCACCACCGCAC GCCGGCCCCCACCGGGCTCTGAGCAGAGCCAGCAGGAGCTCTTCAGTGAGTTGAAGCCAGCTGTGGATGGGGCCAACTTCATTGTCAACCACATGAGGGACCAGAACAACTACAATGAG GAGAAGGACTGCTGGAACCGGGTGGCCCGCACTGTGGACCGACTCTGCCTGTTTGTGGTGACGCCCATCATGGTGGTGGGCACAGCCTGGATCTTCCTGCAGGGAGCCTACAATCAGCCTCCCCCTCAGCCTTTCCCTGGGGACCCCTTCTCCTACCAAGAGAAGGACAAGCGATTTGTATAG
- the CHRND gene encoding acetylcholine receptor subunit delta isoform X2, whose product MEGSVLMLGLLVALVVCGSWGLNEEERLIQYLFKEKGYNKQLRPVAHKEESLDISLGLTLSNLISLGWTDSRLQWDAEEFGNISVLRLPSDMLWLPEIVLENNNDGSFQISFPCNVLIYPSGNVYWLPPAIFRSSCPISVTYFPFDWQNCSLKFSSLKYTAKEITLSLKQEMYKNRTYLVEWIIIDPEGFTENGEWEIIHRPARVNVDPSVPLDSPSRQDVTFYLIIRRKPLFYVINILVPCVLISFMVNLVFYLPADSGEKTSVAISVLLAQSVFLLLISKRLPATSMAIPLIGKFLLFGMVLVAIVVVICVIVLNIHFRTPSTHVLSEGVKKLFLETLPELLHMSRPVEDGPNPRALVRRSSSLGYISKAEEYFSLKSRSDLMFEKQSERHGLARRLTTARRPPPGSEQSQQELFSELKPAVDGANFIVNHMRDQNNYNEEKDCWNRVARTVDRLCLFVVTPIMVVGTAWIFLQGAYNQPPPQPFPGDPFSYQEKDKRFV is encoded by the exons ATGGAGGGGTCTGTGCTGATGCTGGGGCTGCTGGTTGCCCTGGTGGTGTGTG GCAGCTGGGGCCTGAACGAGGAGGAGCGGCTGATCCAGTACCTCTTCAAAGAGAAGGGTTACAACAAGCAGCTCCGACCCGTGGCACACAAGGAGGAGAGCCTGGACATCTCGCTGGGCCTCACGCTCTCCAACCTCATCTCCCTG GGCTGGACAGACAGCCGGCTGCAGTGGGATGCCGAGGAGTTTGGGAACATCAGCGTCCTGCGCCTGCCCTCTGACATGCTGTGGCTTCCAGAGATCGTGCTGGAGAATAA CAATGACGGCTCCTTCCAGATTTCCTTCCCCTGCAACGTGCTCATCTACCCCTCAGGCAATGTGTACTGGCTGCCGCCTGCCATCTTCCGCTCCTCCTGCCCCATCTCCGTCACCTACTTCCCCTTTGACTGGCAGAACTGCTCCCTCAAGTTCAG CTCGCTCAAGTACACGGCCAAGGAGATCACCCTGAGCCTGAAGCAGGAGATGTATAAGAATCGTACCTACCTCGTGGAGTGGATCATCATTGACCCGGAGGGCTTCACAG AGAACGGGGAGTGGGAGATCATACACCGGCCAGCCAGGGTCAACGTGGACCCCAGCGTCCCACTGGACAGCCCCAGCCGCCAGGACGTCACCTTCTACCTTATAATCCGCCGCAAGCCACTCTTCTATGTCATCAACATCTTGGTGCCCTGTGTGCTCATCTCCTTCATGGTCAACCTGGTCTTCTACCTGCCAGCGGACA GTGGTGAGAAGACATCGGTGGCCATCTCAGTGCTGCTGGCACAGTCGGTCTTCCTGCTGCTCATCTCCAAGCGGCTGCCCGCCACGTCCATGGCCATCCCGCTCATCGGCAA GTTCCTGCTCTTTGGCATGGTGTTGGTGGCCATAGTCGTGGTGATCTGTGTCATCGTGCTCAACATCCACTTTCGAACGCCCAGCACCCACGTGCTGTCCGAGGGCGTCAAGAAG CTCTTCCTGGAGACCCTGCCCGAACTCCTGCACATGTCCCGCCCAGTGGAGGATGGGCCCAATCCCAGGGCTCTGGTCCGCAGGAGCAGCTCCCTGGGCTACATCTCCAAGGCTGAGGAGTACTTCTCCCTCAAGTCCCGCAGTGACCTCATGTTTGAGAAGCAGTCGGAGCGGCACGGGCTGGCCAGGCGCCTCACCACCGCAC GCCGGCCCCCACCGGGCTCTGAGCAGAGCCAGCAGGAGCTCTTCAGTGAGTTGAAGCCAGCTGTGGATGGGGCCAACTTCATTGTCAACCACATGAGGGACCAGAACAACTACAATGAG GAGAAGGACTGCTGGAACCGGGTGGCCCGCACTGTGGACCGACTCTGCCTGTTTGTGGTGACGCCCATCATGGTGGTGGGCACAGCCTGGATCTTCCTGCAGGGAGCCTACAATCAGCCTCCCCCTCAGCCTTTCCCTGGGGACCCCTTCTCCTACCAAGAGAAGGACAAGCGATTTGTATAG
- the CHRND gene encoding acetylcholine receptor subunit delta isoform X3, whose protein sequence is MPRSLGTSASCACPLTCCGFQRSCWRITMTAPSRFPSPATCSSTPQAMCTGCRLPSSAPPAPSPSPTSPLTGRTAPSSSGGEKTSVAISVLLAQSVFLLLISKRLPATSMAIPLIGKFLLFGMVLVAIVVVICVIVLNIHFRTPSTHVLSEGVKKLFLETLPELLHMSRPVEDGPNPRALVRRSSSLGYISKAEEYFSLKSRSDLMFEKQSERHGLARRLTTARRPPPGSEQSQQELFSELKPAVDGANFIVNHMRDQNNYNEEKDCWNRVARTVDRLCLFVVTPIMVVGTAWIFLQGAYNQPPPQPFPGDPFSYQEKDKRFV, encoded by the exons ATGCCGAGGAGTTTGGGAACATCAGCGTCCTGCGCCTGCCCTCTGACATGCTGTGGCTTCCAGAGATCGTGCTGGAGAATAA CAATGACGGCTCCTTCCAGATTTCCTTCCCCTGCAACGTGCTCATCTACCCCTCAGGCAATGTGTACTGGCTGCCGCCTGCCATCTTCCGCTCCTCCTGCCCCATCTCCGTCACCTACTTCCCCTTTGACTGGCAGAACTGCTCCCTCAAGTTCAG GTGGTGAGAAGACATCGGTGGCCATCTCAGTGCTGCTGGCACAGTCGGTCTTCCTGCTGCTCATCTCCAAGCGGCTGCCCGCCACGTCCATGGCCATCCCGCTCATCGGCAA GTTCCTGCTCTTTGGCATGGTGTTGGTGGCCATAGTCGTGGTGATCTGTGTCATCGTGCTCAACATCCACTTTCGAACGCCCAGCACCCACGTGCTGTCCGAGGGCGTCAAGAAG CTCTTCCTGGAGACCCTGCCCGAACTCCTGCACATGTCCCGCCCAGTGGAGGATGGGCCCAATCCCAGGGCTCTGGTCCGCAGGAGCAGCTCCCTGGGCTACATCTCCAAGGCTGAGGAGTACTTCTCCCTCAAGTCCCGCAGTGACCTCATGTTTGAGAAGCAGTCGGAGCGGCACGGGCTGGCCAGGCGCCTCACCACCGCAC GCCGGCCCCCACCGGGCTCTGAGCAGAGCCAGCAGGAGCTCTTCAGTGAGTTGAAGCCAGCTGTGGATGGGGCCAACTTCATTGTCAACCACATGAGGGACCAGAACAACTACAATGAG GAGAAGGACTGCTGGAACCGGGTGGCCCGCACTGTGGACCGACTCTGCCTGTTTGTGGTGACGCCCATCATGGTGGTGGGCACAGCCTGGATCTTCCTGCAGGGAGCCTACAATCAGCCTCCCCCTCAGCCTTTCCCTGGGGACCCCTTCTCCTACCAAGAGAAGGACAAGCGATTTGTATAG